From a region of the Danaus plexippus chromosome 8, MEX_DaPlex, whole genome shotgun sequence genome:
- the LOC116775981 gene encoding NADH dehydrogenase [ubiquinone] 1 beta subcomplex subunit 10: MVQKGESPPDDNLFRGFISALYNTLDVPVTWFREKVVEPNQKKYPWYHQQYRRVPTIDQCYSDDVVCDFEANLQFKRDRAVDSEILNILRMRYEDCMMYESPDHLTTCKPLWEKYKNAEEAWFIKYGDLGAYADARKAYMKQKHRMIWERRHGPLSDQTK; encoded by the exons atggttCAAAAAGGGGAATCTCCTCCCGATGATAATCTTTTTAGAGGATTTATATCAGCTTTGTACAACACCCTAGATGTTCCTGTAACCTGGTTCAGAG AAAAAGTTGTTGAACCAAATCAGAAAAAGTATCCGTGGTACCATCAGCAATACCGCCGTGTACCGACCATCGATCAATGTTATAGCGACGATGTTGTTTGCGACTTTGAAGCCAATTTGCAATTCAAGCGTGATAG AGCTGTGGATTCCGAAATCTTGAACATTCTCCGTATGCGTTATGAAGATTGTATGATGTATGAAAGCCCAGATCACCTCACCACTTGCAAACCTCTGTGGGAAAAATACAAGAACGCTGAAGAAGCTTGGTTCATTAAGT ATGGTGATCTGGGAGCGTATGCTGATGCAAGGAAGGCATACATGAAACAAAAGCATCGCATGATCTGGGAGAGACGTCACGGACCTTTGTCCGATCAGACcaagtga